The genomic stretch CGTCGACACGCTCCCACCACCGGCGGACCCGGAGCCGCCCGGTCCGGATGCCCTGTTGCTCGCCGAGGCGCGCGTCGAAGCCGCGCTGCTGCGGGTGCGAGGCCAGCGTGTCGCGCATGCGGAGTCACTGGGCGCCGCGGTGGCTTCCGCGGAGGCGTTGCAGGACTTCATCGCCTGCCCGCGCCGCTTCCACTACGTGCACCGGTTGGGGCTGCGCGGTGCGCCGTGGCCGTGGGAAATGCTGCCTCGTGGCGCGCCGCCCCTGGTGGAGCCTGACGGCTGGCTTCCCGCTGAGCGTCCCGAGGACCTGGTGCAGCGGCTGCTTCGCGGCGTCGACCTCCGATTGGCGGCGCCGGATGTGGACGCTTCCGAGCGGCGGGCCCACCTGGAGACGCTGCTGCGTGACGCGGGCGCGCTTCCGGACGAAGAGGGCATGCATGCAGTGCTGAACACCGTGGAGCGCTTCCTGACGTCGGCGTTCGCACGTGAACTGGCGCGGGTGCCGTCACAGACAATTCACCGGGGCCTGCCCTTCATGCTTGCCCTGGAGGGTGAGGTGGGGGTCGAGGGGGCGGTGGACCTGTTGTGGGAGTCGCCCCACGGGGAGGCCGTGGTGGTGGCCTTCAAACACGGTGGGCGTCATCCACTGGGAGCGGCCGCGTACACCTACGAGCTGGCCGCACTGGGACTGGTGGCCCGGCGGATGGTGCGAGAAGGGGTGCCGGTGCGGGTGGGAGTCGTCTTCCTGCGAGAGCCCCAGCCGGAGCCCGAGTGGCTGTCCGGGACGAGGGGCCTGGAGGAGGCCGCCGGGCGGCTCGCGGGGGCTGCACGGGCAGTGGCACGCGGTGAAGCCAGGGGTGAATGGGATGGGAGGGAGAAGGCAGCCTGCCAAGCCCTGCATTGTGGCTTCGCGGAACACTGTCACCCGGCCCCCCGCGCGTGCTAAGCGGCGAGCACCATGCCGAACGTCGTCGTCATCGGAGCGCAGTGGGGAGATGAGGGGAAGGGCAAGGTCGTTGACCTTCTCACCGAGCACGCCCAGGTCGTCGTCCGCTTCCAGGGCGGCAACAACGCGGGCCACACGCTGGTGGTGGGCGGGCAGAAGACCATTCTCCACCTGATTCCCTCGGGTATCCTCCACCCTGGGAAGACGTGTGTGATTGGCAACGGAGTGGTGGTGGATCCTGCCGTCCTCGTCGGGGAGATTGACGCGCTGAAGGTGCGCGGCTTCCTCAAGGACGACGCGCAGCTCCTCATCTCCGACAATGCCCACGTCATCTTCCCGTGGCACAAGCTGTTGGACAGCTTCCGCGAGAAGGCTCGCGGCGGCAGCGCCATTGGCACCACGGGCCGGGGCATTGGCCCCGCGTACGAGGACAAGGTGGCCCGTCGCGGCATCCGCGTGCGGGACCTGCTCAACGCGGACCGGCTGCGCACGCGCATCGAGGCCCGGCTGCCGGCGGCGCTGGACGAACTGAAGGACCTGTGCGCGCAGGCGGGCGACCCGGTGCCGCAGCTCGAGGTGCCGCAGGTGTTGGCGGAGTTCACCGCCCTGGGCGAGCGGCTCAAGCCCTTCGTCCACGACGCCTCGCTCTACCTGTCCGGTCAGGTGCGCCGCGGCGCCCGCATCCTCTTCGAGGGCGCGCAGGGCACGCTGCTGGACGTGGACCACGGCACCTATCCCTTCGT from Myxococcus xanthus encodes the following:
- a CDS encoding adenylosuccinate synthase, with the translated sequence MPNVVVIGAQWGDEGKGKVVDLLTEHAQVVVRFQGGNNAGHTLVVGGQKTILHLIPSGILHPGKTCVIGNGVVVDPAVLVGEIDALKVRGFLKDDAQLLISDNAHVIFPWHKLLDSFREKARGGSAIGTTGRGIGPAYEDKVARRGIRVRDLLNADRLRTRIEARLPAALDELKDLCAQAGDPVPQLEVPQVLAEFTALGERLKPFVHDASLYLSGQVRRGARILFEGAQGTLLDVDHGTYPFVTSSNCVAGNAAVGSGLGPTAIDKVMGISKAYTTRVGGGPFPTELNDAIGDQLRKVGDEFGATTGRPRRCGWLDGVVLRYASRVNGLWGMALTKLDVLSGLKTLQICTAYELDGQKVTELPGDYEDLARVKPIYETLQGWDEQIAGVRTFDELPENAKRYVRRVEEVSGVPVVCVSVGADRGETVLLQNPFRS